Below is a window of Candidatus Baltobacteraceae bacterium DNA.
CGCTTCGCAATCACCGAAAGCACGATGATCGCCGCCAGCAACCCAAACAACAACAGCGGCAAATGCCCCATCACCACCACTCAAACATCAACAAACAAACACCCCAAAAAATCCACGCTTCGACAAGCTCATGCTTCGACAAGCTCATGCTTCGACAGGCTCAGCATGACAATGGCAACAATAACGGCCCCGCTTTGTCATCCTGACCTTGTCGAAGGACGCCGCGCCGGCCATCCAATGCTTCGACAGGCTCATGCTTCGACAAGCTCATGCTTCGACAGGCTCAGCATGACAACAACAGCGACGACGACGACGACATCCCCCTCCCCCCGATGGTATGCGACTCCCGCTTGCGTGGGGGGACGACGTTGTCGCGGCGGGCGTCTGAGCGAGGAGCGAAGCCAGGATGGCGAGAGCGACGAGTCAGCGAGCAGCTTTTTCGCACGATGCGAAAAAGCGGGCGTCCCGCCGCGACAACGTCGTCCCCCCACGCAAGCCCGCAAGCCCGCAAGCCCCCAACCCCCCAAAGCCTGCCAATCCTACAATCCATGCCCCGCATCCCACCGATGCAAAAACCGCCGAACATCATCAATCGGCAACGCAAATCCAATCGAATGCTCTTCATCGAATCGCGATTCAGCCATGCCGACGATCTCCCCCGTGTCGCTCAAAAAGATCGGACTCCCGCTCTCACCCGGCACAATCGGCAGCGTCACTTCGATCGCGTTCTTTCGAAGCGACGAGATGCGCCCGGCATCGACCGAGGTTGCGAGTCCCAAACCTTCCTGATCGAATTGGTCGGGGATCGGATAGCCGAGGAGCCCCACCTGCCGGCCGGGCTGCGCGTCTTTAGAATCGCCCAGACGCACGACCGGCAGATTCGGTCGCTTCGTGCGCACGATCGCGACATCGAGACCCGCGTCTTTTGCGACGATTCTGGCCGGCACGCGCTCTTTGTTTGCGATGGTGACGTGCAGGTTCCACGCTCCCTCGATCGCGTGTTCGACCGTGAGAATGTCGCTGCCCCACGCGCCGCTCGCGACCACGGTACCGCTCGCGTAGGCTTCGTCAACCGCACTCTGCTTCGTATCGCCGGGCACGTCCATCGTCAGCAGCACGACCGAGGGTTCGATCTTGCGGACCGATGCGACGAACGCGTCGTCGGAATAGTGCGGCGCGCAGCCGCAGAGCATCGCAATAGTGACGGCGGCGGCGTACAGGCTCTTCATGGGGCGTCGCTTTCCGTTCGGCGTTTCGCGAGCGGCGCCCCCCGGCCGCAAGCGGATTACAGCCTGCTCAGAAGCTCCGGAATTCCGCTCCCATCGCGCGCGCTCACGTAGAGGGCGCCCGCGAGGTGTGGGAGTTCGCCCGTTACGGCATCCACCTTATTGAAGACGACGATGCGCGGCTTGTTCTCAAGCTCCAGGTCGCGCAGCGTCGCGTCTACCGCCTCCATCTGCCGCGGCCAATCGGGGTTGCTCGCGTCGACGACGTGAACCAGCACGTCGGCGTCGTTTAACTCTTCGAGCGTCGAGCGAAACGCGCTCACCAGATCCTTGGGCAAATCGGTGATAAAACCCACGGTGTCGACCACGCGAACGAACCGGTTCGGACCCAGGTACGCGCGCCGCATCGTCGGATCGAGCGTTGCGAACGGCTGATCCGCCACCAACGCGTCGCTGCGCGCCAGCCGATTGAGCAACGAGGACTTGCCGACGTTCGTGTAGCCGACCAGCGCCACGAGCGGTTCGCGCTCGCGCGTATCGCCGCGCCGCGTCGAACGCTGTTTGCGAACTTCCTCGAGCGCGCGGCGCAACACGCTCACGCGATCCTGGATACGCCGCCGATCGACCTCGAGTTTCGTCTCGCCGGGTCCCCGCGTGCCGATACCGCCGCCAAGGCGCGAGAGATCGGCGCCGATACCGATGAGGTTCGACTGACGATAGCGCAGTTGCGCGAGTTCGACTTGCAGCTTGCCTTCGCGGCTGCGCGCGTGCTGCGCGAAGACGTCGAGAATCAGCATCGTGCGATCGACGATCGGCAGGGGAACCAGCTTCTCGAGATTCTTGCGCTGCCGCGGCCGCAGGTCGTTGAGTACCAGCACCAGATTGGCACCCAGTTCCTTCGCTCGCTCCGCGATCTCGGTGGCCTTTCCGCTGCCGACCAGGGTCGCGGGATCGACGTGCGCGCGCCGTTGGACCACGCGTTCGATAACGGCGGCTCCGGATGCGGCGGCGAGCGCTTCGAATTCGAGCAGTTCGGGTTCGAGCGGGCGGCGCGGATCGTCGACGTCGACCGCGACCAAGATTGCGCGCGTTAGGTCGCTAGCGGTCGTAAACGTTCGATGAGCCAATGGAGTCCTTCATTATAGGATGGGCCGGGGCGCTCGAACTCGTCGGGCGCAACGTACACGTGGTGCTCGCGCACCGCGCGCAGCGAGCGCCACGGTTCGCGGTCGAGCACCGTCGAGAGGTGCGTGAAGCGATCCGTGACGATCGCGTCGGGCTGGGCTGCGAGCAACGCTTCGGCGCTGTATTCGGCATATGCCGCGGGCAGCCGCCCGACGGCATTTCGGCCGCCTGCGAGATCGATGATCTGGGAGAGATACGATTGCGGGCCGACGGTCCAGATCGGGCCGGTGCCGAGCGCGACGAACACCCGCGGCCGGCGTTTGAAACGTTCGGTCGCTCGAAGCGCCGCGGTGCGCGCCTGCAGCCGTGCGACCAGCGCCCGCGCCTGCGCGGTATGGCCGGTCAGCCGGCCGAGGCCCGTGATGTCGGTGAAAATATCGGCAAAGCTATCGTCGTTAAAGAACACCGTCGCGATGCCGGCCGAACGCAGCGTTTGCGTCATGCGCTGCTGGGACGGGATGCCGACCACCACGTCGGGGTGCAGCCCGACGATTCGTTCCGCGTCGACGCTCGCAAAATTTCCCACGATCGGCGCGCGCGCCGCGCAGGTTGCCGTCGGCGAGTATTCCGAGACCCCCACGAGGGCCTTGCCCGCGCCGAGTCGGCATAAATCCGCGGTCAACGACGGCATCAGCGAAACGACGCGTTTTGCAACGCCGGGGCCGCCCGCACGCCGGTCTACCGTGCCGGCCGAACAGCCCGCCAGCATCGCCGCGAGTGCGGCCAGGAGGGCGAAACGCTTGATCACGACCGCGAACGTTCCGGAAACCAGGAAGCCGCGCCTGCGGCTGCGTAAGCATGCGGTTCGCGTTTGCGCGAGGGAAGCCGGTACGATGCCGGCACGGTCGCGCCACTGTATGCGGGGAGCCGCTCGACGTCACTGGACAACGGTTGTCCGGGAAGGCCCGAGCATCGAGGCTACGATCCGCGAGTCAGGATACCACTCGCAAACGCTGCTCTAACCACCTCGCGAAAAAGGAAGGTTTGCAGTGATCCCTCGCTTTCATGCGCGTGCGCTTTGCGCCGCGCTCTTCATCATCGCCGGCAGCGCCGGCGTCGCCGCAGCACGAGAAACGCCCGCGCCCTCGCCGTCCCCAAGCGCGCCTCCGGAGATCGCGCACGTCGTGACCAGCGATCGTTCGGACGAGTCGATCGACCGGGTGGCGCGGACCACGTTCGTCATCACCAAAGAAGAGATCGTCCGGCACGGGTACCGCAGCATCGCGGACGCAATCGCCACGTTACCGGGCGTCAATCTCGTACGCTACGGCACGACCGGTTCGGCCGCAAGTTTCGGCATTCGCGGAAGCTCGACGTCGCAGGTGCTGGTACTGGTCAACGGTCTCCCGGCTGCCGGCTCGCAGATCAACAATCTCGATCTCAATTCCATTCCGACCACCGGCGTCGAACGTATCGAAGTCGTCGAAGGCGGCGGCTCGACGCTCTACGGCGCGGACTCCGTCGGCGGAGTTATCAACGTGATCGCAACGCCGCTGGCCGGCAAAGCGATCCTCGACGCGTTCGCCGGATCCTTCGGAACGCGCGGAGCGAGCCTCGAAACGCGTAACTTCTCCTTCTCGCGAACGATCGCGCGCAACGATTTCGGCTTGCCGGGCAATGGCGAGCGTCCCAACTCCGATAGCGCGCAGACGACGGCGCGCGTTGCATTCGACCGTCACTTCGGGCGTATCCGCGCCGCCTTCGACGCAAGCGTGAGCGATCATCACCTCGGCGTACCGGGGCCCGACGGGTTTCTCTCGGCCACGAGCCGCGAAAACGACGTCGATACCGGCGCGCATCTCGCATTCGCGCGTACGGGCGCTCGCGCAACGACGACGCTCGATCTCGGCGGCACGCATCAATCGTTCGTCTACACGTGCGACACCCCGGTCGATTCGAGCTGCCCCAACTATCCCTTTACGGCCGGCGCGCCAATTCCGCCGCCCTACGCGCAGCTCCTAACCGAAGGACGCGTGGAGGCGAACTTCCGTAACGTACTCTCGAGCGACCGCACGCGCACCGTCTACGGCATCGACCTCTCGCGCGGCGTGGCGCGCGTGGACGACGGCAGCTCCCCGCTGCAAGTACACGGATTCGCGCGCACCGCAATCTACGTGCAGCAAAATTGGCTCGCACGCACCGGGTCGCGTTTTTACGCCGGCGTTCGGGCCGAGCGCGACGGCGCGCAGGGCGGAGCGTTCTCACCGTCGATCGGCGGCATCCTGCGCCTTTCGCCGCAGCTCTCGCTCAAGGCCAACGCCGCGACGGCGTTTCGCGCGCCGAACGCAAGCGATCTCTACTATCCGGGGTTCAGTAACCCGAATCTCCAAGTCGAGCGCACGCGCGTCGCCGACGTTTCGCTCGTCGATCGCGGCCTGCTCGGCGGCGCCACGCTGACGTGGTTTACCACTACCGGACGAAATCTGATCGTCCTCGATCAAACCTACACGCCGCAGAACGTCGGTCACGCCGCAATCGCGGGCCTGACGTTCGCAATTCGAACCGTACCCATCCGCGGCTATTACGCGAAACTCAACCTCACGAATCTCTATCGCGAACGAGATCTCGATAGCGATCCGGCGATCGACATCTACTCGGGCAAACGCTTGCCCAATCGAGGGCCGGTCCTCGCCGCCAATCTCGAACTCGGCTTTTTGGGCCGTCCCGCCTCCGCGATCGAGAGCGCGGCAATCACGATGCGCACGGCCGGCGCACGCGGGCCGGTCGATTCGAGACTGCCGCTCTTCGACCAGCCGGCGACGTACTCGAATCTCGGCGCGTTCGTGCGATTTCGGCTCGACCGCGATGCGCTCTTAACGCTGCGCGCGTCGAATCTCGGGAACGAGCGGTACGCCGAGATCGGCGG
It encodes the following:
- the hflX gene encoding GTPase HflX; this translates as MAHRTFTTASDLTRAILVAVDVDDPRRPLEPELLEFEALAAASGAAVIERVVQRRAHVDPATLVGSGKATEIAERAKELGANLVLVLNDLRPRQRKNLEKLVPLPIVDRTMLILDVFAQHARSREGKLQVELAQLRYRQSNLIGIGADLSRLGGGIGTRGPGETKLEVDRRRIQDRVSVLRRALEEVRKQRSTRRGDTREREPLVALVGYTNVGKSSLLNRLARSDALVADQPFATLDPTMRRAYLGPNRFVRVVDTVGFITDLPKDLVSAFRSTLEELNDADVLVHVVDASNPDWPRQMEAVDATLRDLELENKPRIVVFNKVDAVTGELPHLAGALYVSARDGSGIPELLSRL
- a CDS encoding TonB-dependent receptor; translation: MIPRFHARALCAALFIIAGSAGVAAARETPAPSPSPSAPPEIAHVVTSDRSDESIDRVARTTFVITKEEIVRHGYRSIADAIATLPGVNLVRYGTTGSAASFGIRGSSTSQVLVLVNGLPAAGSQINNLDLNSIPTTGVERIEVVEGGGSTLYGADSVGGVINVIATPLAGKAILDAFAGSFGTRGASLETRNFSFSRTIARNDFGLPGNGERPNSDSAQTTARVAFDRHFGRIRAAFDASVSDHHLGVPGPDGFLSATSRENDVDTGAHLAFARTGARATTTLDLGGTHQSFVYTCDTPVDSSCPNYPFTAGAPIPPPYAQLLTEGRVEANFRNVLSSDRTRTVYGIDLSRGVARVDDGSSPLQVHGFARTAIYVQQNWLARTGSRFYAGVRAERDGAQGGAFSPSIGGILRLSPQLSLKANAATAFRAPNASDLYYPGFSNPNLQVERTRVADVSLVDRGLLGGATLTWFTTTGRNLIVLDQTYTPQNVGHAAIAGLTFAIRTVPIRGYYAKLNLTNLYRERDLDSDPAIDIYSGKRLPNRGPVLAANLELGFLGRPASAIESAAITMRTAGARGPVDSRLPLFDQPATYSNLGAFVRFRLDRDALLTLRASNLGNERYAEIGGYPMPGRSFVVELSTR
- a CDS encoding serine protease, translating into MKSLYAAAVTIAMLCGCAPHYSDDAFVASVRKIEPSVVLLTMDVPGDTKQSAVDEAYASGTVVASGAWGSDILTVEHAIEGAWNLHVTIANKERVPARIVAKDAGLDVAIVRTKRPNLPVVRLGDSKDAQPGRQVGLLGYPIPDQFDQEGLGLATSVDAGRISSLRKNAIEVTLPIVPGESGSPIFLSDTGEIVGMAESRFDEEHSIGFALPIDDVRRFLHRWDAGHGL
- a CDS encoding helical backbone metal receptor, which produces MIKRFALLAALAAMLAGCSAGTVDRRAGGPGVAKRVVSLMPSLTADLCRLGAGKALVGVSEYSPTATCAARAPIVGNFASVDAERIVGLHPDVVVGIPSQQRMTQTLRSAGIATVFFNDDSFADIFTDITGLGRLTGHTAQARALVARLQARTAALRATERFKRRPRVFVALGTGPIWTVGPQSYLSQIIDLAGGRNAVGRLPAAYAEYSAEALLAAQPDAIVTDRFTHLSTVLDREPWRSLRAVREHHVYVAPDEFERPGPSYNEGLHWLIERLRPLAT